From the genome of Vicia villosa cultivar HV-30 ecotype Madison, WI linkage group LG2, Vvil1.0, whole genome shotgun sequence, one region includes:
- the LOC131654089 gene encoding uncharacterized protein At2g34160-like isoform X2, translating into MEVITEGVNNININNSESYKKNRIQVSNTKKPLFFYVNLAKRYMQQHNEVELSALGMAIATVVTVAEILKNNGLAVEKKIMTSTVDIKDDSRGRPVQKAKIEIVLGKTENFDELMAAAAAEDGENGDAEEQNA; encoded by the exons ATGGAAGTCATAACTGAAGGAGTAAACAACATCAACATTAATAACTCCGAATCTTACAAGAAGAATCGCATTCAAGTTTCTAACACCAAAAAACCCCTCTTTTTCTATGTTAATCTCGCCAAG AGATACATGCAACAGCATAACGAGGTGGAACTCTCAGCACTAGGAATGG CTATTGCTACTGTAGTAACTGTTGCTGAGATTTTGAAAAATAACGGACTTGCGGTCGAAAAGA AAATCATGACATCAACTGTTGATATAAAGGATGATTCTAGAGGTAGACCTGTCCAAAAGGCCAAG ATCGAAATAGTACTTGGGAAGACAGAAAATTTTGATGAGCTGATGGCAGCTGCAGCTGCTGAAGATGGTGAAAATGGAGATgctgaagaacagaatgcttaa
- the LOC131654089 gene encoding uncharacterized protein At2g34160-like isoform X1, which translates to MEVITEGVNNININNSESYKKNRIQVSNTKKPLFFYVNLAKRYMQQHNEVELSALGMAIATVVTVAEILKNNGLAVEKKIMTSTVDIKDDSRGRPVQKAKVKIEIVLGKTENFDELMAAAAAEDGENGDAEEQNA; encoded by the exons ATGGAAGTCATAACTGAAGGAGTAAACAACATCAACATTAATAACTCCGAATCTTACAAGAAGAATCGCATTCAAGTTTCTAACACCAAAAAACCCCTCTTTTTCTATGTTAATCTCGCCAAG AGATACATGCAACAGCATAACGAGGTGGAACTCTCAGCACTAGGAATGG CTATTGCTACTGTAGTAACTGTTGCTGAGATTTTGAAAAATAACGGACTTGCGGTCGAAAAGA AAATCATGACATCAACTGTTGATATAAAGGATGATTCTAGAGGTAGACCTGTCCAAAAGGCCAAGGTAAAG ATCGAAATAGTACTTGGGAAGACAGAAAATTTTGATGAGCTGATGGCAGCTGCAGCTGCTGAAGATGGTGAAAATGGAGATgctgaagaacagaatgcttaa
- the LOC131654088 gene encoding pentatricopeptide repeat-containing protein At1g52620-like, with protein MSKAVLSHIKPRHRLKPPSSSSLPPRIKNLITDVIHILKTHQYRDSLESRFAESEVIVSDVAHFVIDRIHDPELGLKFFDWASTIPFSSPLNEVSYSSLLKLMAKYRVFSQMEFVLENMKAQNLKPTLEALNNVISVYAEHGFVNKALQLFHTVRELYDCLPNVFANNSLLNCLVKNGKVDIALEVYDKMLHKGGDDGMDVVVDNYSTSIIVKGLCELGKVEEGRRLINDRWGKGCVPHVVFYNVIIDGYCKMGNLKGASKVLEELKLKGFLPTLETYGALIAGFCKVGNFEVVDQLLKEMNVMGLNVNVLVFNNIIDAQYKHGLVEEAAETMRRMDEMGCEPDITTYNILINFSCSGGRVEEAEEFIESAKERRLLPNKYSYTPIMHAYCKQGDYVKASDILFMIAESEAGGKPDLVSYGAFIHGIVTVGEIDVALMVQEKMIEKGVFPDAQIYNVLMSGLCKKGRFPAAKLLLSEMLDRNLQPDAHVYATLVDGFIRNDELDKAITLFEVVMSKGIDPGIVGYNVMIKGLCKFGKMTNAVSYLNKMKIAHHTPDEYTYSTVIDGYVKQHDLDSALKMFGQMMKQKCKPNVVAYTCLINGFCKKADMSRAEKVFRVMESFNLEPNVVTYTILIGGFCKAGKPEKAASFFELMLMRNCLPNDTTFHYLINGLTNITDSTLIRKNEEIGRSLILDFFATMISDGWSPMIAAYNYIIVCLCKHGMVDTAQLLQTKMLRKGFLMDSVCFSALLHGLCQTGKSKEWKDIISGDMNKIEFQTAFEYSLKLDKYLYQGRLSEASIILQTLIEDKFSDQQDRDQRVTSL; from the coding sequence ATGTCAAAGGCTGTTCTCTCTCATATCAAACCTCGTCACCGCCTCAAACCTCCCTCCTCTTCTTCTCTGCCTCCACGCATCAAAAACCTCATCACCGACGTCATCCATATCCTCAAAACCCATCAATATCGTGACTCTCTCGAATCACGCTTCGCTGAATCCGAAGTCATTGTCTCTGATGTTGCCCATTTCGTTATTGATCGAATTCATGACCCTGAACTTGGTTTAAAGTTTTTTGACTGGGCTTCCACTATTCCATTTTCTTCTCCTCTTAATGAGGTTTCTTATTCTTCTCTTCTCAAGCTTATGGCCAAGTATAGAGTGTTCTCGCAGATGGAGTTCGTGTTGGAGAATATGAAAGCTCAAAACTTGAAACCTACACTTGAAGCATTAAACAATGTTATTTCTGTGTATGCGGAACATGGGTTTGTTAATAAAGCACTTCAGTTGTTTCACACGGTTCGTGAATTGTATGATTGTTTGCCAAATGTTTTTGCTAACAATTCATTGCTTAATTGTTTGGTGAAAAATGGGAAAGTTGATATTGCACTTGAAGTGTATGATAAAATGCTTCACAAGGGTGGTGATGATGGTATGGATGTGGTTGTTGATAACTATAGTACCTCAATTATTGTGAAGGGTTTGTGTGAACTTGGGAAGGTTGAGGAAGGTAGGAGGTTGATTAATGATAGATGGGGAAAAGGTTGTGTTCCACATGTAGTGTTTTATAATGTGATCATTGATGGATATTGCAAGATGGGTAATCTGAAAGGTGCTAGTAAAGTTCTAGAGGAATTGAAGTTGAAGGGCTTTTTGCCGACGTTGGAAACTTATGGGGCTTTGATCGCTGGATTTTGTAAAGTTGGGAATTTTGAAGTAGTTGATCAACTTTTGAAAGAAATGAATGTGATGGGATTGAATGTGAATGTACTAGtgtttaataatattattgaCGCTCAATACAAGCATGGTTTGGTGGAAGAAGCTGCCGAGACAATGAGAAGGATGGATGAGATGGGCTGTGAACCAGATATTACGACTTATAATATTCTGATTAACTTTTCATGTAGCGGTGGAagggttgaagaagctgaagagTTTATAGAGAGTGCGAAGGAAAGGAGATTGTTGCCTAATAAGTATAGTTATACACCCATCATGCATGCTTACTGTAAGCAAGGGGATTATGTTAAGGCATCGGATATTCTTTTTATGATTGCTGAAAGTGAAGCAGGAGGTAAACCGGACTTGGTTTCTTATGGAGCTTTTATCCATGGAATTGTCACCGTTGGGGAAATTGATGTTGCACTGATGGTTCAAGAAAAAATGATTGAGAAGGGTGTATTTCCTGATGCTCAGATTTACAATGTTCTGATGAGTGGTCTCTGCAAGAAAGGAAGGTTTCCTGCTGCCAAACTACTACTTTCAGAAATGCTTGATCGAAACTTACAACCTGATGCACATGTTTATGCCACCTTGGTAGACGGGTTTATTAGAAACGATGAACTTGACAAGGCAATAACACTTTTTGAAGTTGTGATGAGTAAGGGTATAGACCCTGGCATTGTGGGGTACAATGTCATGATTAAGGGTTTATGTAAATTCGGAAAGATGACCAATGCTGTATCATACTTAAATAAGATGAAAATTGCGCATCATACTCCCGATGAATACACTTATTCCACTGTTATAGATGGATATGTAAAACAACATGACTTAGATAGTGCACTCAAGATGTTTGGACAGATGATGAAACAGAAATGCAAGCCAAATGTAGTTGCCTACACCTGCCTGATCAATGGATTCTGCAAGAAAGCAGACATGAGCAGGGCCGAAAAAGTTTTCAGAGTGATGGAATCTTTTAATTTAGAACCTAATGTTGTCACGTACACCATACTTATTGGCGGCTTTTGTAAGGCCGGTAAACCTGAAAAAGCTGCATCATTTTTTGAGTTAATGCTGATGAGAAATTGTCTTCCAAATGATACTACATTCCATTATCTCATAAATGGCTTAACAAATATTACAGATAGTACACTTATCAGAAAAAATGAGGAAATTGGCAGGTCCTTGATTTTGGATTTCTTTGCAACAATGATATCAGATGGATGGAGTCCAATGATTGCtgcttataattatattattgtcTGTCTTTGTAAGCATGGAATGGTTGACACTGCCCAGTTGTTGCAAACTAAGATGCTGAGGAAGGGATTTCTTATGGATTCTGTATGTTTCAGTGCCCTGCTACATGGCTTATGTCAAACAGGAAAGTCAAAAGAGTGGAAGGACATTATATCCGGCGATATGAATAAGATTGAATTCCAAACTGCTTTTGAGTACTCCCTGAAATTAGATAAATACCTTTATCAAGGAAGGCTCTCAGAGGCATCGATTATATTACAGACCTTGATTGAAGACAAGTTTTCTGATCAACAAGACAGAGATCAAAGAGTTACAAGCTTGTAG